The window TGAACAATTCCTTTTATTACTCTCTCgttcacataaataaaaaataaataaagtatgaCATACATGTTTATCATACCTAGTTTTACTTTtatatgatttgttttcaaCTTCTAATATGAATTGAAGAGCAAGGATACCTTGTGATTTGGAGCGAGCAGGCTAGCCTTTATCACCTTCATTTGGGCTTTTCCAATCGAAACATCACAAATGGGCCTTGAATTATCAAGATAccaatattttcttcttaatgGGCCAGCATTAACATTgagagaaaaatagaagaaaaactaaCAGATTCCACACAATACCTTTGCTTCGATCTTggcttcatcatcttcaagtaaagcgagaaggaaaaaaaaatgcaaggagGATCATCAGGCATTGGCTATGGACTCAAATATCAGGTCAAAATTAGAAACCCTAATTCCTTCTCTTCCACAAAATCTCTTCAATTTTAACCCTAATTTCGCTCCATAAATTCAATGTCCTCCAGGCAAGGTGCATATCAGATGTAAAAGCAGACACGGATCACACCAGCTTCATCACTGGAACTCTCAGTCTCAGAGAAGAAAACGAGGTCTAATCTCTTGTGCGCTacattttgattgttttgttgACTATTTTATTGGATCTAATGAGTGACATTTTAATGTGGAATAGGTGCATTTGCTGAGGTTATCTTCAGGTGGAACTGAATTGATATGTGAAGGGTTGTTTTCGCATCCTAATGAGATCTGGGATCTCTCTTCTTGTCCTTTTGATCAACGCATTTTCTCCACTGTTTTCTCTACTGGTAAATCACTCGCTGCGATCTGCTTGCATTTGTTTGATTATGGAATTCTTAATGAGTTATTTGTTTATCATGAGGTAACAATCCGGCACCGGGCGccttaaattttgcaattagaGAATTAGTATGTGAGCTGAGTTAGTGTGATTGATGGGATTCTGTCTGTGTGATTGAAGGTGAGTCATTTGGAGCCGCGGTGTGGCAGATTCCTGAATTATATGGCCAGTTAAATTCTCCGCAACTGGAAAGGATTGCGTCTCTTGATGGACATGTTGGGAAGGTTAATTGGTGAGTTTGTAGTGTTAATTTATCTATctcttgtttgtttgattttgtgtgtgtgtgtgtattttatgGTGTcgattttttgtgttttgttcttgaattttgGATATTTGGATCCTTACATGGTTGCCTTTGTCTTACTTGCCATATGTGGGTACCCAACAGCATTCTCTGGTGGCCATCTGGAAGAAATGATAAGTTGATAAGCATTGATGAGGAAAATCTTTTCTTATGGAGTTTAGATTGTTCGAGAAAAGCAGCCCAGGTAGAAGTTGTACTGGATATCTAGCATAGTTATGTTTCTGGTGTTTGTGTTTATGATGAGATATACATAGTCACACAATTATTTCCATGTAAAAATGATGGAAATTGGTGTTTTGGAAGATACGATTTTGTTGTTGTATGGTGACTGTGGATAAGATAAACTAGTGAAGTGGAAATGTGCAAATCTGTTACAATTCACGCTTGATTTCTTGTACTGATACTTATTCATATATTACTGAAAAATCCAGGTGCAATCGAAGGAGTCAGCAGGTATGCTTCATTACTTATCTGGTGGAGCCTGGGATCCACATGATGTGAATGCTGTTGCAGCAACTTGTGAATCCTCTGTCCAGTTTTGGGATTTACGGACAATGAAGTATGATAGTTCTGCACATCTTTtcctatttcttttaaaaatctattcATTATAACTAGCATTCCAAGTCTTGAACTGGAGAGTTTACCTCGTTAACTTTTATTAGACTTTAACACAGATGAATGAgttttaagattttgttttatttatttgaataatagGTTGTTGCCTTCTAGTTTAGCTTTATGCACAGATCTCTACATCGGTTGTTGAGAAtctgacttctttttttttttacaaaattttaattgttttttctggAACCGTGAATTGCCTGGTGTCTTGCCATTAGACGATGCATTTCGATCATGGTTAACAATATGATTTATGTGTTTACAGGAAAACAAGTTCTATTGAGTGTGGCCATGTGCGCAATGTCGACTATGACACCAGGAAGATGCATATACTGGTAAGTGTTACCCTGTAACTCTGTTTACCTCTAGAAGTGCATCACTGCTTCAATATCTAATCATGTGTCTGTAGTAATGAGGAAATGCTTTTTGGAGCGGTTGAGGGTGTCAAAAGTGTAAACACTATTGCATTGTCCTTTTGAGATTCGTTTAAATATGGAGAAAACTACCAAGGAGGGCATCAGGGAAAGGACCTGATTGAAATTGGCTTCAAATGCAAAGAATAATGTTCTGTTTCAAATTGACACTCCATGAACTTCAATTTCTGTCAAAATGTTCTTGTTAAATAATGCTGTTCTTTGGCAATGATACTGCTGACTATTGAGATCTATCGGCATTAATGAATTAATCATTACAGGTTACTGCAGAGGATGAATCTGGGATACGCATATGGGATCTTAGAATGCCAAAGGTTCCTATAAATGAGCTCCGTGGACATTCACATTGGTAATCCATTTCTTCCATGTCACAGTTCTGATGAACTATTCTGGTCATCTTATTGCATGTGCATCATATGTTCTTATTTAATCAAGTTTGATGTTTTGTATTTGCTCCTCCTCCAGTGTAATAATATTCTCTCACTGTTTCCAAATTTTGGCAGGACATGGGCTGTCACGTGTAACCCTGAATATGATGGACTGATtctggtctctctctctctctctctcaatcactctctctctcatcccCCCTGCCTTCCACACACGCGCGCGCACACTTGCACCACCCTTTTTTTCCATAATGTCTTCTGCCATAGAGTTAATCACTAGAGAGCACCCTTTGTCTAAAAATGTCACAATACAATTGAGTTCATAGGTGGAAAGTTAAGCAACCTTTTCTGAGTGCAATGTTTTTATTTCTGGGAAGAATGTGCTTTCTCAAAGGGACATTGCTTATGGCATATGGCGAGTATAAAGCACTGGTCACAATTATCACTGTTTCTTGGCTGTTATGTATCATCTGTTATATGCCTTATGAATAAGGCAGTGGGAGAAATATCCTTCCATTTGAAGTCATTCATTGTCTGGATGActgttatttttaacaaaacaaattaccaTTTCTTCTATCCATGTTATTTATTAGCATTTTCCTGATCAGAGGTAAGTTCTTGCAGAGTGGTGGTACAGACTCGACTGTCAATTTGTGGTTCGCTTCTACAACAACCAGTGATGAGTTGACATCTGGGAGgtcattttcttatttgtttacCAGATGTGTTACTTGACTTTTTCACTCTTCTTGGTCCTGATAATCTCATCAATGTGGTTGTATTTAGCAGTGTGGTTGCGTCACCAACTCAGAAACTTGATCCGCTGCTGTACTCATTCAATGACTATGAAGACAGTGTCTATGGTAACAAATGAAGCCATATGCTATCTTTAAACTGTAAATTTTAAACTCGAACTGACCAGTAACTTGTGATAATAGGGCTTGCTTGGAGTTCTCGGGAACCTTGGATTTTTGCATCTTTATCCTATGATGGGAGGGTAAGGTCACTAATTATTTACCATGGCAAGAAACATTAGGAAGTGTCACTCATTTTATTCggagaaaataattttagcaCTGATGCATAGCCTCGAATTGCAAAAGCCATACACCTTCCTGGCCAAGGCTGCCAAGTTAATTATTGGTTTGAGTACTACACAACGTTACTTGCATTACTATTAGAAGCTTCAATTTGAATTGCATTTGCAGAGTCCATGTTCTCTTGCTAAGGGTGTAATAAACCAAACCCACTAATACAACACTTTTCAAGTTAGATGGCATGGAGAAACTCATTCAGACATTTGTTCACAgtctaattattaaaattgcCTGTCATGTCTTGCAGGTGGTTGTAGAATCAGTAAAGCCTTATCTCCCCAGAAAATGAATTCATCACGGATTTCCCCACGTTAAACCATCTTGTGGCGGTTTCCACTAACACCACATGCCGGCTAGaactacattgaaaaaacagtTATGCTATGCGAATTCTAATGGGTGGCTGTCAAGAATCTGTTCTAGCGCAACATTGAAGTCTTATCATCGTGTCGATGCTAGTTTCATTGATGCTAGTTGTGCTGTTGATGCGGAAGAGCTTCATTTGACGCTATATCTTACCATGCATGTATGTATACAAACTCTGCAAAAGgaacaaatttattttcaacaatgGAATCCACGAGGACACGATTTGCCAACTTTCAACTGTATGGTCATCTGAAatctataaatttatcatttgaGATCAGGAGTTCTTCAATGGATTAGAAGAATAAATCTAACACTCCGATAATCtttttcataatgatttttttggtaAGAATCATAGCCGTTGAATTCGAGGAACCAGTCTTTAGGGTCCAAGATTTATGGAAAGGTATTCTGGATATAGCTGCTTCATAGTGGGGTTTCTTCCTCCTCCGCCTCCTTACCAAGATGGGTCATCTCGTTGAGTTTTCCACATTGGACGGAGATGGGGCCTCTTTCTGAGTAGGGGTGAGTTGGCTGTGGTCCTTTTTGTGCTGACGAATGTAAACCTGAAAAAAGGAGACGAAAACGAACATACGGTTGTCATTGATCCTCTGTTCTCTCTCCCGCGACTATCGCAAATAGACTTCTCTTTACTGCCTCAGAGACCTTTCTGAACATGTTGTCCTCTGAAGTGACATGAAGCTTATCCAGAACACAATTGGTACGAGTCAGCATTAAAAACGTTTGGTTTCCTCGTCCAACGGCAAAGCTCCAAGTTTTCCACACcatgtcatgtcatgtcatgtTGACAAGTGGCGGTCTAAATCACCATAAGCATCTCCTGCCACTTATTTCATGACACGCAAGGTGCCTAGCTTTCAGCCCTTATCCACTATCAAAATTTCACGGCGAGCCATGTCACCATGCCAATGTGTGGTGAGAATGCAAGAAAATGTCGAAGAAAaccgggaaaaaaaaagtgtttgctTTATGAAGTggcaattctaattttatttggaTAAGATGTGTcgtagttcattttttttattttttttatttttgtacatatcttaaaaagaatacaaaaaaaaaatagaaaagtaggtcttttcaataaatttagttatttaGTTGTTTTcgttacttttatttatttttatgtatgttgaaaaacaaagaaaatcattagAAATACAAAagtactgaaaaaataaaaaaatacaagaataaaaaatgtaacTAGGGTTGAAATTGGACTAGTAATTAAGTATtgcatgcaaaaataaattttgagaattttcttatCATAATTGAGGTTTGGATGGAAgagaaaaccgaaaaaaatagcttaatttgatttaatttagcTAAACTTGAAAGAAATATGAATTTCAATGATGAGTTTGAAATAAATAGTCAAGttataaatctaaatttatttatttaattatggacgtagtttttttttaaaaaaaaaaagatttggagGCAAGTTGACTTTAAATTGCATGAATTTAAAAAccaatgactaaattgaaagagGTTGTGTTGGAAagatcaactaaaaaattaagttaaaaaaattcaagattgaaAACCCTgattgaatgaaattaaaaacaaaaggagttaaatactaaaataaaaatgaaagaatattCCAAGGGCCagttaactttttatataactttgtttttgtcctttttGTTTCATTAAAATCAACTTAGTccaatccaattaagtccaaatgagttaaattaatttgactcaaccCATTTAGTTAATATTTTCAGTCCAATTGTTTTCAATTGATTCAATTTAGTTCCATTTTAATCCaatgattttttccaatttagtcCAAAATCCATTCAAATCAAGCAATCcatcaattaattttagatCTTTCAATCAAGCAATGTcaaattaatttcatgaaaGTCCGTTAAAAAAGAACGATGGTTTTTGAGCATGTTCtagaaaattaattacattaaaCGGGCCAAAGCTCATTCTCACTTTTACCATTCCCATGGGTCTCGTGCCCATTTTAGAAGTGGCTTAAATGACAAgtgtcgttttttttttttttttttttgttaataaccAAAATAACAAGTTTCCTTTTAAAATGGACTAGTGTTACAATTTGTTCTTTTACGAATAACCAAAACATCAAGACTCCTGTTTTCAGGTATCAATGTTAAATTTCTCTAAAACAAATtcagaaataaattgaaaattatttaaaaataattagaataattaatgataataaaaaaatctatatttagaAGAAAATACATAGTAAATATAACATTTCATGAGAAAAAATACTGTATAAGtgatgtcattttttatttagatataaCTAACCTAATACCTGAATCTCTgaaattatattcaatttataGAATTCATAGTTACTTCTAATTATTTGATGACGACTTCTAATTTTTCTCAACTCATTTTCCTGGTAGGATGCTTAGagccaaagttttttttttttaaatagcaatattgcaacataatttttttatatatatataatgatataaCACAATTTGATAGATATGATACATGACATCTTTAAGTTGTCGCCAATAAAAACacgatattttaaataaattattaaataaactaaCACAAAtcacgataaaaaaaatatcagatgaACATCGAAGCTTATAAAATCATctatattattgaaaatatcagaaatcaacaaaaaaacagacgcgtctctagatttttttttaattttttcctctcccctcaaaacaaaaaaaatcttctaaCAGTGTACGGTACAATCTTCACCGCGGAGAAGATTGAGgcaaaaatgattgaaaagaaCACTCCAAGACTCCAAGTAGAGGTGTCTTTCTTATCTCGTCACAGAATCAAAAGTAGTAATGAAATAGGGTGGATTGCTTTTAGAAAACAGTTcccaaatattttgaaaatacaattCTCAATTTCTTTCTGTCTCTGTTCATCCATTGATGATAAAGATTTGAACGATGGAGTTTATCAAGTAAGCTTTTGTCTCTGTGTTTACACTGTCTTGTATCCATCCTCTCCAGGTTAGTCAAATCTCAATCAAAATCCTCGGAGTAGGCTTTGCCGTTTCTCAATATAATGATAtgtattattgaatttttccttttgttttctttttcttcgagATTTATGAGTTCTGGTTTGTCCCTTAGGCATACCACCTAACATTTATATCCACATGTTCCAAATATAGGCTGTGGTGAAGAGCTTTATAGtaacatattttattagttattcttttaaataaataaataaaataataagataaaaaataaaattcataactcatataaaatgataaatatatttttccttaGTTATTTCTGAAACgctttaaaatttgtttatttaaatataatacaGAGAATAAATAACAAGATATTACTAGTTATTCTTGAAACACCATCACATTTCCTTACCGTGGCCTCgagttaaaaagttaatttaagttataattttaaaaaaactgaaaatatattgattcggtaaaaaaaattattttaaaaaaaaatatgttattctAAGAACTCGTTTGAAAATAAACtgattttttaagtattttttaaaagtatttttatcttgaaagatcattaaatcaaattaatgtttttttataattttaaaataataatgtaaaaatttttaaataaattattttaatatattttaaaataaaaaatactgatATCATCATCCACCACATTAATAATGGATCACTGAATCAACCaattattgagttaatttaaaactataatttgtacaggctcaagaaaaaaaacaaagaaataaggAATGAGTGAGGGGGCTGAAGAAGAGACAGGTGTAAAAAGGAGATAGGAAGAAGGGATCAGAAAGCACAAAGGTGGGACCTGTCTAGTCACGTGTATGATTAAATCCCGGGATTCGCAGCCATTGCCGatctgatctctctctctctctctctctctctctctctctctcacacccAGCACCCACCGCTCCCATCTCTCctcctctcttcctctctctctctagaaatCCTTCGTCAAGCAAACGTCTCacccacaatttttttttttatatttaaatcccCCGAAATTCTCTCCTTTGCCTCTTCCtgttctaattttattttatttattagaattcGAAGCTTCCACTCTCTCCTTCTATCACTTCAAAAACCACTCTTGCTGTCTCTTGgatggcattttcgtaattaaTGGCGGCGAGTTCTAGTGGTTTTACGGCTCACCTCGGTTTCAAGCTCAGCCGATTCAGCAGTTCTCCGTTCCACGCTTATAGCCATGGGTTGGAGTCGAGGAAGAAGAAGCGGAGGGGGAGGTTGTTCCTCGACGGTAACGGAGTTCGGGTGAGTCGAATTAGTTGCTGCTGCTCTGACTCAGTGGTTCGGAGAGCGTCCGGGTCGGGTAATAGTGTTGAGAAACCTGAGGAGAAACGCTCTCATAGAAGTCGATTCCAAGCCATTCCTGCATTGCCTTTTCCTTCTCACCAGTATGACGCTGCATTCAACTGTGATTTTACTTTCCAtttcacttaatttttataatgagtttttaattttaattgttttttgaaattaatgctGTAGGTCTCGGTTTGGTACGAAACAAGAGAAGTTTTATCCGAGATGTACGCCGAGAAACACCGGTCCACAGTCGCGAGATACGCCGCCGAAGCGAGGTAATTTCACGCTGCTTGGATTGGGTTTTGCGTTGAGTTCAAAGTGAAATGTTTTTTGAACAATTTGCTGAATGATTGGCTTGTGTAGATACTGGCATTGCAAATGAGAAAGATATGGGCATCAACTTGTTAAAGGAAAATGTTAGTGAGACTGGGACTAATGAAGATGGAAGTACTTGGTTTCGAGAAAGTGGAGAGGATCTTGGCGCAAATGGGTATAGATGTAGATGGACGAAGATGGGTGGTCGATCACATGATGATTCCACCCAATGGGAAGAAACGGTATAAtctcttcttttgtttcctaatcacatgatgttttgatttgtttgagCATTTGATTTGATATGGGAGTGAATCGAAATCGGTACcggaatcaatttttttaacaattcatTAGTAAAATGGTTATCAggatgttacttttttttttttttttacgggtGATGGCAATGAAATTGTTCTGATTTTGAATCCAGATTCTAGGTGGTAACCAGTTTTACATCCATTTTTGTACTATCCGATGTGATTATAGTCCCAGTATCCAAAATTCATTAAGCTAGGACTTGATCGTCCTCaaggttttgattttataactaaTCACCCCCTTTAAGTTGAATTACACCGTAGTAAAGGTTGTTGATGATGCCCACGCAATTTCTTATGAAAGGTTGCATCTTGTCTTTgctcccttcttttcttttccagtaTCTGGTAGGAATGGTGATAAAGGTTATGGACGCGAGCTTTCTGAAATGTTCAGCTCGATGTTACTAGTCAATtgtcatgatttgttttttttttttttcaatttattcaacTTTGTCATTGATTTTATAACCCCACTAAGTATCATCCCAGGTGGATGCATTTAATTGGATTTATTGATCTCCTTGACAGTGGTGGGAGAAAAGTGACTGGACAGGATACAAAGAGCTAGGTATATTGCTTGTCTTATCATTGACATGACAGGatgattattttcaattttagtggGTTGGAGGTTTAATCATATTGAAGTGTTCACCCTCAATCGAGTTCATATTTCTTAGGTGTGGAGAAATCTGGAAGAAATGCTGAAGGGGATTCGTGGTGGGAAACATGGCAAGAGATGCTCCATCAAGATGAATGGAGGTATAGTTTCTACCATGCTGcctatgcaaataaaattgaGCTTAAGTCATGAAAAAAGTGTCTTCTGTTTATCA is drawn from Populus nigra chromosome 5, ddPopNigr1.1, whole genome shotgun sequence and contains these coding sequences:
- the LOC133693436 gene encoding WD repeat-containing protein DWA2-like, with the translated sequence MQGGSSGIGYGLKYQARCISDVKADTDHTSFITGTLSLREENEVHLLRLSSGGTELICEGLFSHPNEIWDLSSCPFDQRIFSTVFSTGESFGAAVWQIPELYGQLNSPQLERIASLDGHVGKVNCILWWPSGRNDKLISIDEENLFLWSLDCSRKAAQVQSKESAGMLHYLSGGAWDPHDVNAVAATCESSVQFWDLRTMKKTSSIECGHVRNVDYDTRKMHILVTAEDESGIRIWDLRMPKVPINELRGHSHWTWAVTCNPEYDGLILSGGTDSTVNLWFASTTTSDELTSGSVVASPTQKLDPLLYSFNDYEDSVYGLAWSSREPWIFASLSYDGRVVVESVKPYLPRK
- the LOC133694980 gene encoding protein EARLY STARVATION 1, chloroplastic, with the translated sequence MAASSSGFTAHLGFKLSRFSSSPFHAYSHGLESRKKKRRGRLFLDGNGVRVSRISCCCSDSVVRRASGSGNSVEKPEEKRSHRSRFQAIPALPFPSHQSRFGTKQEKFYPRCTPRNTGPQSRDTPPKRDTGIANEKDMGINLLKENVSETGTNEDGSTWFRESGEDLGANGYRCRWTKMGGRSHDDSTQWEETWWEKSDWTGYKELGVEKSGRNAEGDSWWETWQEMLHQDEWSNLARIERSAQKQAKSGTENAGWYEKWWEKYDAKGWTEKGANKYGRLNEQSWWEKWGEHYDGRGSVTKWTDKWAETELGTKWGDKWEEKFFAGIGSRHGETWHVSPIGGRWSRTWGEEHFGNGKVHKYGKSTTSESWDIVVDEETYYEAEPHYGWADVVGDSSQLLSIEPRERPPGVYPNLDFGPSPPPPVDDLPGSPLPPSQ